Proteins from one Juglans microcarpa x Juglans regia isolate MS1-56 chromosome 1S, Jm3101_v1.0, whole genome shotgun sequence genomic window:
- the LOC121247377 gene encoding uncharacterized protein LOC121247377, producing the protein MAEGTRLSQLAEIVTTIHGETASLKEARDKQEALIEGVLQQLNNLASNYDSLVQITTKLSSGEGSSNNVRINANPLFDGHGGIQARTLRLDFPRFDDGDPSEWILKALQFFAYCQTLEDHKLQIASFHMEGKALSWYYRLMESSPAANWEDFLVALRIRFGPSAYEDPVGAFTKLRQTGSVEEYQTTFEILSNKITGVSEEFRISTFLSGLRDELRIIVTIFKPTTLSAAFGLARLQEEEVGRKQYPYQTPHIQNNPHPNTHKPAPLKLPGPNPVPRLPAPPPNSQPNPIPPTRYPFSIKRLSPSQMQEMRDKGLCYNCDEKYQIGHRCSRPKLYLLEGLELGVEDYEEEEREETCHQGDMGVVSIAQQAELLVISLYAIVGVPSLKTMRLVGKIGKNLVIVLIDTGSTHSFIDVNVVRKIRLPVEESHLAVQVANGATFPCQGCCKAVLLRLQSCDILANLYLLTLGGCDIFFGVDWLRSLGTIQWNFADLSIRFHIEGRKLLLQGLKPPENSLEEEPTLSKTTLVKGRGIWLQLMEADNTKGRAPVDPAIQAVLDNFQTVFAEPSGLPPPRSHDHQIQLQEAAKPTCVRPYHYPYYQKEEIEKLVREMLKARIIQPS; encoded by the coding sequence ATGGCTGAAGGGACACGTTTGTCACAGCTTGCTGAGATCGTTACTACCATACATGGAGAAACTGCTTCCTTGAAGGAAGCACGGGATAAACAAGAGGCACTTATAGAGGGAGTCTTACAGCAGCTTAATAATCTGGCATCCAACTATGATAGCTTGGTACAGATAACAACTAAGCTAAGTTCAGGAGAAGGGAGTTCTAATAATGTGAGGATAAATGCTAATCCCTTATTTGATGGGCACGGTGGGATCCAGGCGAGGACTCTCCGGTTGGATTTTCCACGCTTTGACGATGGGGATCCCAGTGAGTGGATTCTGAAGGCACTACAGTTCTTCGCATACTGTCAAACGCTGGAGGACCACAAGCTGCAGATTGCTTCTTTCCACATGGAAGGGAAGGCGTTGTCATGGTATTACAGGTTAATGGAGTCTAGTCCAGCAGCCAATTGGGAGGACTTTTTGGTAGCTCTCCGCATTAGATTTGGACCATCGGCATATGAAGATCCAGTTGGTGCGTTCACTAAATTGAGGCAAACCGGAAGTGTAGAAGAGTACCAAACAACATTTGAGATCCTGTCAAACAAAATCACAGGGGTAAGTGAAGAATTTCGTATAAGTACTTTTTTAAGTGGATTAAGAGATGAATTGAGGATTATTGTTACCATATTCAAACCAACTACTCTCTCTGCTGCCTTTGGATTGGCTCGATTGCAAGAGGAGGAGGTGGGTAGGAAACAATACCCTTACCAAACTCCACATATCCAAAACAATCCACATCCAAACACCCACAAGCCAGCCCCACTCAAATTACCAGGACCAAATCCAGTGCCAAGACTTCCTGCACCCCCACCAAACTCACAACCGAATCCAATTCCCCCTACAAGATACCCTTTTTCCATAAAAAGACTAAGCCCCAGCCAAATGCAAGAAATGAGAGACAAGGGGTTATGCTATAATTGTGATGAAAAATACCAAATAGGGCACAGGTGTAGCAGGCCTAAATTATACCTGCTAGAAGGGCTGGAATTGGGAGTGGAAGATTATGAGGAAGAGGAAAGGGAGGAGACTTGCCACCAGGGTGACATGGGGGTTGTTTCGATAGCACAACAAGCTGAACTGCTGGTCATCTCTCTATATGCCATAGTAGGAGTTCCCTCACTAAAGACTATGAGGTTAGTgggaaaaattggaaaaaatttaGTCATAGTTCTTATTGATACTGGCAGTACACATAGCTTTATAGACGTGAATGTAGTAAGAAAAATAAGGCTACCAGTGGAAGAGAGCCACTTGGCTGTCCAAGTTGCTAATGGAGCGACTTTTCCTTGCCAGGGTTGTTGTAAGGCAGTATTACTTAGGCTGCAAAGTTGTGATATTTTGGctaatctttatttattaactttgggagggtgtgatattttttttggggTAGATTGGTTAAGGAGTTTGGGCACAATCCAGTGGAATTTTGCAGATTTGAGCATACGGTTTCACATTGAAGGGCGAAAACTATTGTTGCAAGGCTTAAAGCCACCCGAGAACTCACTAGAGGAGGAACCAACGCTGAGCAAGACTACCCTGGTCAAAGGAAGAGGCATTTGGCTGCAACTAATGGAGGCCGACAATACTAAGGGAAGGGCACCTGTAGATCCAGCCATACAAGCTGTTTTGGACAATTTCCAAACAGTGTTTGCTGAACCAAGTGGACTTCCTCCCCCCAGGAGTCATGATCATCAAATCCAGCTCCAAGAGGCAGCCAAACCCACTTGTGTAAGACCCTATCATTACCCCTACTACCAGAAAGAAGAGATTGAGAAACTGGTCAGAGAGATGCTAAAGGCTAGAATTATTCAACCTAGCTAA